The Coffea arabica cultivar ET-39 chromosome 9e, Coffea Arabica ET-39 HiFi, whole genome shotgun sequence genome has a window encoding:
- the LOC113710586 gene encoding uncharacterized protein At4g18257 isoform X1 codes for MGEDGGEAKAAAGAGAKRVVVESLGWLTESSIMPKKHRAIEGVGASSILELKAQLYKSQEESKRDRLSRDPIYTSDHHHLEVHRAKKKITADNPFSHRNSGVEARAAKDKLELKAVNDGSASYAALERKAELYEKLVRGELSDEEDKEKYCVDFFRKGLEHDELQQPQGHASSNTEWHDEDGGDDGSVVPIIRPVGLGQTAATVDRSEHKRFVMEVHEEAKLAREKASDLKIRRQEQAAARQEKLKRAYLKKQLEKLKASSKGDQI; via the exons ATGGGCGAGGACGGAGGAGAGGCGAAAGCCGCGGCGGGGGCGGGGGCGAAGAGGGTGGTGGTAGAATCACTAGGATGGTTGACGGAATCCTCAATTATGCCCAAAAAGCACAGGGCAATTGAGGGCGTTGGAGCGTCGTCGATATTGGAGCTCAAAGCACAACTTTACAAGTCTCAGGAGGAATCCAAGAGGGACCGCCTCTCAAGGGACCCCATATATACTTCCGACCACCACCATCTCGAAGTCCACCGTGCTAAGAAGAAGATCACAGCAGACAATCCTTTTTCGCACAGAAACTCCGGTGTTGAAGCACGCGCTGCCAA GGATAAGCTGGAGTTAAAAGCTGTCAATGATGGATCAGCAAGCTATGCAGCATTGGAGAGGAAAGCTGAGTTGTATGAGAAGCTGGTCAGGGGAGAACTTTCTGACGAGGAAGATAAAGAGAAATATTGTGTTGATTTTTTCAGGAAGGGACTTGAGCATGATGAGTTGCAGCAGCCTCAAGGGCATGCATCTTCTAACACGGAATGGCACGATGAAGATGGTGGAGATGATGGTTCTGTGGTTCCCATCATTAGACCTGTTGGACTTGGACAGACTGCTGCCACTGTGGACAGAAGTGAACATAAGCGTTTTGTCAT GGAAGTGCATGAAGAAGCAAAACTGGCGAGGGAAAAAGCATCTGATCTCAAAATTAGGAGGCAAGAGCAAGCTGCGGCTCGTCAGGAGAAATTAAAGCGGGCCTATTTAAAAAAGCAGCTTGAAAAATTGAAAGCTTCCTCTAAAGGAGACCAGATTTGA
- the LOC113710586 gene encoding uncharacterized protein At4g18257 isoform X2: MGEDGGEAKAAAGAGAKRVVVESLGWLTESSIMPKKHRAIEGVGASSILELKAQLYKSQEESKRDRLSRDPIYTSDHHHLEVHRAKKKITADNPFSHRNSGVEARAAKDKLELKAVNDGSASYAALERKAELYEKLVRGELSDEEDKEKYCVDFFRKGLEHDELQQPQGHASSNTEWHDEDGGDDGSVVPIIRPVGLGQTAATVDRSEHKRFVISGN; this comes from the exons ATGGGCGAGGACGGAGGAGAGGCGAAAGCCGCGGCGGGGGCGGGGGCGAAGAGGGTGGTGGTAGAATCACTAGGATGGTTGACGGAATCCTCAATTATGCCCAAAAAGCACAGGGCAATTGAGGGCGTTGGAGCGTCGTCGATATTGGAGCTCAAAGCACAACTTTACAAGTCTCAGGAGGAATCCAAGAGGGACCGCCTCTCAAGGGACCCCATATATACTTCCGACCACCACCATCTCGAAGTCCACCGTGCTAAGAAGAAGATCACAGCAGACAATCCTTTTTCGCACAGAAACTCCGGTGTTGAAGCACGCGCTGCCAA GGATAAGCTGGAGTTAAAAGCTGTCAATGATGGATCAGCAAGCTATGCAGCATTGGAGAGGAAAGCTGAGTTGTATGAGAAGCTGGTCAGGGGAGAACTTTCTGACGAGGAAGATAAAGAGAAATATTGTGTTGATTTTTTCAGGAAGGGACTTGAGCATGATGAGTTGCAGCAGCCTCAAGGGCATGCATCTTCTAACACGGAATGGCACGATGAAGATGGTGGAGATGATGGTTCTGTGGTTCCCATCATTAGACCTGTTGGACTTGGACAGACTGCTGCCACTGTGGACAGAAGTGAACATAAGCGTTTTGTCAT ATCTGGAAATTGA